The following are encoded together in the Paludisphaera mucosa genome:
- a CDS encoding alpha/beta hydrolase family protein, translating into MRHRIAGAWVVAGMVVAAWSVDVARGQSAAATPLVEARKGFKPKLVARGVDRDPVPDPPSGTFLKVTYPAKAGALSAYLTPDPKDGAKHPAIVWITGGDCNSVGDVWSSADSANDQTAAAYRQAGIVMMFPALRGGNDGPGTKEGFLGEVDDVLAATDLLAKQPYVDPSRIYLGGHSTGGTLVMLVAASTDRYRGVFSFGPVDDVAGYPPVFLPFDVANPREIQLRSPINWLDSIRSRTFVFEGKDGNMPSLQAMQAASKNPLVSFHPAASGDHFSILAPINAKLAQKILADTGPNTNIAIAAADLEVRAPAPPPARVRRPASPLRRRGPGTRR; encoded by the coding sequence ATGCGTCATCGGATCGCGGGTGCCTGGGTCGTCGCGGGGATGGTGGTCGCGGCCTGGTCGGTCGACGTCGCGCGCGGACAATCGGCGGCGGCGACGCCGCTGGTGGAGGCGCGCAAGGGGTTCAAGCCGAAGCTCGTCGCGCGGGGCGTGGACCGCGACCCCGTGCCCGACCCGCCGTCGGGGACGTTCCTCAAGGTGACGTATCCGGCCAAAGCCGGGGCCCTGTCGGCCTACCTGACCCCGGACCCGAAGGACGGCGCGAAGCACCCGGCGATCGTCTGGATCACCGGCGGCGATTGCAATTCGGTGGGCGACGTCTGGTCGTCGGCCGATTCGGCGAACGACCAGACGGCCGCCGCGTATCGCCAGGCCGGGATCGTCATGATGTTCCCCGCGCTCCGGGGCGGGAACGACGGGCCGGGGACGAAGGAGGGCTTCCTCGGCGAGGTCGACGACGTGCTCGCCGCGACCGACCTCCTGGCCAAACAGCCCTACGTCGACCCGTCGCGGATCTACCTCGGCGGCCACAGCACGGGCGGCACGCTCGTCATGCTGGTCGCCGCCTCGACCGACCGCTACCGCGGCGTCTTCTCGTTCGGCCCGGTGGACGACGTCGCCGGCTACCCGCCCGTCTTCCTCCCGTTCGACGTCGCCAACCCCCGCGAGATCCAGCTGCGCTCTCCCATCAACTGGCTGGACTCGATCCGGAGCCGGACGTTCGTCTTCGAGGGCAAGGATGGCAATATGCCCTCCCTCCAGGCGATGCAGGCCGCGTCGAAGAACCCCCTCGTCAGCTTCCACCCCGCGGCGAGCGGCGACCACTTCTCCATCCTCGCGCCGATCAACGCGAAGCTCGCGCAGAAGATCCTCGCCGATACCGGCCCGAACACCAACATCGCGATCGCCGCCGCCGACCTCGAAGTCCGCGCCCCGGCGCCGCCCCCCGCCCGCGTGCGCCGACCCGCCTCGCCCCTGCGCCGTCGGGGCCCCGGCACGCGGCGGTGA
- a CDS encoding efflux RND transporter periplasmic adaptor subunit, with translation MTWKAVALATTLAASTSGVVATLARVVEEPPVQAAAPKDAADVRTAEARPATIRSKVGVKGLVAPTRRFPLTCSGSGLERIVSILPSGTKVRKGDVVVELDSKDLQEKLIERKIATQKAEAAYEEAKLAREIAEIGVKEYEDGIYPQDRAAAQGEIKLAEADLARSRREAERLKALREESARLLEKQGGAKTPIDVQADEQAANRLTAADLTSLKAGLALEQAQAKLEVLEKFTRGVKIKECRSRFEKAFVEEKVKEQELAIEREHEESVERERGAYKLRSPVDGVVAEAKPSTAGRLRAGTEVWRGCTLAYVQGPDGRLAPQARVPESRIGVIRKGQPAQVTLVDGLVSDAPLAGTVESIAASPDPLNRLEGEDEALVSVWIKLTEPPAARLMAGQKADVVITVDAPKDALGVPAGALVWYDGAHHVGIPGADGAIAWREVVVGLSNGETTEIRSGLKPGEAVVVEPGRHLSDDQRRRISIAPPPAERALPAFPPGDGPG, from the coding sequence ATGACCTGGAAAGCCGTCGCACTCGCAACGACCCTCGCCGCGTCGACGTCCGGGGTCGTCGCGACGCTCGCCCGCGTCGTGGAAGAGCCTCCCGTCCAGGCCGCAGCCCCGAAGGACGCCGCGGACGTCCGCACGGCGGAGGCCCGGCCCGCTACGATCCGGTCGAAAGTCGGGGTTAAGGGCCTCGTCGCGCCGACGAGGAGGTTTCCGCTCACATGCTCGGGCTCCGGACTGGAACGGATCGTCTCCATCCTTCCTTCAGGGACGAAGGTCCGGAAGGGGGACGTCGTCGTCGAACTCGACTCGAAGGACTTACAGGAAAAGCTGATCGAGCGGAAGATCGCGACGCAGAAGGCCGAGGCCGCCTATGAGGAAGCCAAGCTGGCCCGCGAGATCGCCGAGATCGGCGTCAAGGAATACGAGGACGGCATCTACCCGCAAGACCGGGCGGCCGCCCAGGGGGAGATCAAGCTGGCCGAGGCCGACCTCGCCCGATCCCGGCGGGAGGCGGAGCGGCTGAAGGCCCTGCGCGAGGAGTCGGCTCGCTTGCTGGAGAAGCAAGGGGGGGCGAAAACGCCCATCGATGTCCAGGCCGACGAGCAGGCGGCCAATCGCCTGACTGCCGCCGACCTCACGTCCCTGAAAGCGGGCCTCGCCCTGGAGCAGGCGCAGGCGAAGCTCGAAGTCCTGGAGAAATTCACGCGAGGCGTCAAGATCAAGGAGTGCCGGTCTCGGTTCGAAAAGGCCTTCGTCGAGGAGAAGGTGAAGGAGCAGGAACTGGCGATCGAGCGGGAGCACGAAGAGTCCGTCGAGCGAGAGCGGGGCGCCTACAAGCTGCGTTCCCCCGTCGACGGGGTCGTCGCCGAGGCGAAGCCATCGACGGCCGGTCGCCTGCGTGCGGGGACCGAGGTCTGGCGGGGCTGCACGCTCGCCTACGTCCAGGGGCCCGACGGCCGTCTGGCGCCGCAGGCCAGGGTCCCCGAATCCCGAATCGGGGTGATTCGGAAGGGGCAGCCGGCCCAGGTGACCCTGGTCGACGGCCTGGTGAGCGACGCCCCGCTGGCCGGGACGGTCGAGTCGATCGCCGCGTCGCCCGACCCGTTGAATCGGCTGGAGGGGGAAGACGAGGCCCTCGTCAGCGTCTGGATCAAGCTCACCGAGCCCCCCGCGGCCCGGCTGATGGCGGGGCAGAAGGCAGACGTCGTCATCACCGTGGACGCCCCGAAAGACGCGCTCGGCGTGCCGGCGGGGGCCCTGGTCTGGTACGACGGCGCGCACCACGTCGGCATCCCGGGGGCCGACGGCGCGATCGCGTGGCGCGAGGTGGTCGTCGGCCTCTCCAACGGCGAGACGACCGAGATCCGCTCGGGCCTCAAGCCGGGCGAGGCCGTGGTCGTCGAGCCCGGCCGGCACCTCTCCGACGACCAGCGCCGGCGGATCTCGATCGCCCCGCCCCCGGCCGAACGGGCCCTGCCGGCCTTTCCGCCGGGCGACGGCCCTGGATGA
- a CDS encoding efflux RND transporter periplasmic adaptor subunit — MISKALAVLSTLAATASAVVATSAFNVVEEPPARAAAAIATVEARPVPIRVEVRAKARLTASGRTALYSPVEGRVRIVSILPSGTKVKTGDIVVELDAADLRESLFKQTIASQAVELTYEQAKLARNLAEIDVQMYEQTVYAQEKAGALQKVQLAEADLARSEKQAERMKRFHELSAQLLEKRGEAKTPLDVLADQELGDRLTYSDLNLKKDRFALELARSELELLEKFTHPKVTKEHQFRVEKARSDEEAGKRKLSWEKEKATRLERQIAQCSIRSPINGVVVEAQTRGGGRLKAGSQVLEAQMLALVQAPNGRLMAEAMVPESRIDLLERGQPAKVVVPGGSTLDGTIESIASWPDRSSQDGPGETLFAVQITLPDPPPSVRLRSGQGVEAVFAVDAPERALGVPTKALLWYDGAFHVGVRGAAGDVEWREVVPGLSNAETTEVRSGLTSGEAVVVGPDPHLSDDQRRRISIAPPPADLALSAEGS, encoded by the coding sequence ATGATCAGCAAAGCCCTCGCCGTCCTGTCGACCCTGGCCGCGACGGCGTCGGCCGTCGTGGCGACGTCCGCCTTCAACGTCGTCGAGGAGCCTCCCGCCCGGGCCGCGGCGGCGATCGCGACCGTCGAGGCCCGGCCCGTCCCGATCCGGGTGGAGGTCCGGGCGAAGGCCAGGCTCACGGCGTCGGGGAGGACGGCCCTGTACTCTCCGGTGGAGGGACGCGTCCGGATCGTCTCCATCCTCCCCTCCGGGACGAAGGTCAAGACAGGAGACATCGTCGTCGAGCTGGACGCGGCGGACCTCCGGGAGTCGCTCTTCAAACAGACGATCGCGAGCCAGGCGGTCGAGCTTACGTATGAGCAGGCCAAGCTGGCCCGCAATCTCGCCGAGATCGACGTCCAGATGTACGAGCAGACGGTCTATGCCCAAGAGAAGGCGGGGGCCCTTCAGAAGGTGCAGCTCGCCGAGGCCGATCTGGCCCGATCCGAGAAACAGGCGGAGCGGATGAAGCGGTTCCACGAGCTGTCGGCCCAGTTGCTGGAGAAGCGAGGGGAGGCCAAAACGCCTCTCGACGTGCTGGCCGACCAGGAGCTGGGCGATCGCCTGACTTACTCCGATCTGAACCTGAAGAAGGACCGGTTCGCCCTGGAACTGGCCCGGTCCGAGCTCGAACTCCTGGAGAAATTCACCCATCCCAAGGTGACGAAGGAACACCAATTCCGCGTCGAGAAGGCCCGTTCGGATGAGGAGGCGGGCAAGAGGAAACTAAGTTGGGAGAAGGAAAAGGCGACGAGGCTTGAGCGACAGATCGCCCAATGCTCGATCCGCTCGCCCATCAACGGGGTCGTCGTCGAGGCGCAGACGAGGGGCGGCGGTCGCTTGAAGGCGGGGAGCCAGGTCCTGGAGGCGCAGATGCTCGCCCTCGTCCAGGCTCCCAACGGCCGGCTGATGGCGGAGGCGATGGTCCCGGAGTCGCGGATCGACCTTCTCGAACGCGGTCAGCCCGCGAAAGTCGTCGTCCCCGGAGGATCGACGCTGGACGGTACCATCGAGTCGATCGCCTCGTGGCCCGATCGGTCGAGCCAGGACGGGCCGGGTGAGACGCTCTTCGCCGTTCAGATCACGTTGCCGGACCCGCCCCCGTCGGTCCGGCTCCGGTCGGGGCAGGGGGTGGAGGCCGTCTTCGCGGTCGACGCCCCGGAAAGGGCGCTCGGCGTGCCGACGAAGGCCCTGCTCTGGTACGACGGCGCGTTCCACGTCGGCGTTCGAGGGGCCGCCGGCGACGTCGAATGGCGCGAGGTCGTCCCCGGCCTCTCGAACGCCGAGACGACCGAGGTCCGCTCGGGCCTGACATCGGGCGAGGCCGTCGTCGTCGGCCCCGACCCGCACCTCTCCGACGACCAGCGCCGGCGGATCTCGATCGCCCCGCCTCCGGCCGACTTGGCGTTGTCGGCCGAGGGCTCTTGA
- a CDS encoding alkaline phosphatase family protein: protein MLRFLGLAMLALATTGRASAGTDRHVVVISLDGFPAWYLDDPEVSLPVIRGLRDAGASTAEGMHVANPSVTWPNHTTLMTGVRPEKHGVLFNGLPRREAGAPTVVAAERTQDELVRIPLLFDLIKAKGLTSAAINWPCTAGSASIDDNWPDVPRSLAHATPRLRAEIEKAGQVEAFERGGGAGRDEIWAEVAARVFRERKPNLLTLHLLELDSTHHQHGPNTPQGRIVAGKLDALVGKVVQAVDDAGLREKTTVFVVADHGFIAHSKTLRPNAILRKEGLLTEKDDKVTAARVYVVPEGGIGMVYLTHPATKDEDRKTVHRLFEGAEGVAAVLDPADFSRYGLPRPEDHPGMADMIVAAQDGYGVAGGVAGDSLVQEHSQKGSHGFLATEPKMNALFVASGSGVKPGAKLPSIENVDVAPTIARLLGVPLENPTGRVLTEFLVEPR from the coding sequence ATGCTGCGATTTTTGGGCCTCGCGATGCTGGCGCTGGCGACGACCGGCCGGGCGTCGGCCGGGACGGACCGGCACGTCGTGGTGATCTCGCTCGACGGATTCCCGGCCTGGTACCTCGACGACCCCGAGGTCTCGCTGCCGGTGATCCGCGGCCTCCGCGACGCCGGGGCCTCGACGGCCGAGGGCATGCACGTCGCCAACCCGTCGGTCACCTGGCCGAACCACACGACGCTGATGACGGGCGTCCGCCCCGAGAAGCACGGCGTCCTGTTCAACGGCCTGCCGAGGCGCGAGGCGGGCGCCCCCACCGTCGTCGCGGCCGAGCGGACGCAGGACGAGCTGGTCCGCATCCCGCTGCTGTTCGACCTGATCAAGGCGAAGGGCCTGACCTCGGCCGCGATCAACTGGCCCTGCACCGCCGGGTCCGCGAGCATCGACGACAACTGGCCCGACGTCCCCCGGTCGCTCGCCCACGCCACGCCACGCCTCAGGGCCGAGATCGAGAAAGCGGGCCAGGTCGAGGCGTTCGAGCGAGGCGGCGGCGCGGGCCGCGACGAGATCTGGGCCGAGGTCGCCGCCCGGGTCTTCCGCGAGCGCAAGCCGAACCTGCTGACCCTCCACCTCCTCGAACTCGACTCGACCCACCACCAGCACGGGCCCAACACGCCCCAGGGCCGCATCGTGGCGGGCAAGCTCGACGCCCTCGTCGGCAAGGTGGTCCAGGCCGTCGACGACGCCGGGCTCCGCGAGAAGACCACGGTGTTCGTCGTGGCCGACCACGGGTTCATCGCCCATTCCAAAACCCTGCGTCCCAACGCGATCCTCCGCAAGGAGGGCCTTCTGACCGAGAAGGACGACAAGGTGACCGCCGCGCGAGTGTACGTCGTCCCCGAGGGGGGCATCGGCATGGTCTACCTGACCCACCCGGCCACGAAGGACGAGGACCGCAAGACGGTGCATCGCCTGTTTGAAGGCGCCGAGGGCGTCGCGGCGGTGCTCGACCCCGCCGACTTCTCGCGCTACGGCCTGCCCAGGCCGGAAGACCACCCCGGCATGGCCGACATGATCGTCGCCGCCCAAGACGGCTACGGCGTCGCCGGCGGCGTGGCCGGCGATTCGCTCGTCCAGGAGCACTCCCAGAAGGGGAGCCACGGCTTCCTCGCGACCGAGCCCAAGATGAACGCCCTGTTCGTCGCCTCGGGCTCGGGCGTCAAGCCAGGCGCGAAGCTCCCCTCCATCGAGAACGTCGACGTCGCCCCCACCATCGCGCGACTTCTGGGCGTCCCCCTGGAGAACCCGACCGGCCGCGTGCTGACCGAGTTCCTCGTCGAGCCGAGGTGA
- a CDS encoding PVC-type heme-binding CxxCH protein → MMRVRWLQGVVGLAGWAWLAAAAVGGESPAAGAGRKLVVPEGFAIERVAGAPLVDRPITAAFDERGRLYVADSSGSNEKVEIQLEKKPHRIVRLEDEDGDGVFDARTVFADGMMFPEGTMWLDGSLYVAAPPSIWKLTDTDDDGVADERVEWFQGKTLTGCANDLHGPYPGLDGRVYWTKGAFAQQTYGRPGKEPFVTNAAHVFRARPDGSEIEPVLTGGMDNPVDVAFSPGGERFLTSTFLQQPGGGFRDGLIHAVYGGVWGKVNRVLDAPAHKWSGPGVMPALLHMGPAAPSGLTCVESTALGEGFQDNLFACYFNLHKVGRHVLTPSGATYATKDEDFITSPDLDFHPTDVIEDADGSLIVVDTGGWYKLCCPTSQLSKPDELGGVYRVRRKGSPKIADPRGLRVEWKKLGPVDLAALLCDSRPTVRRRAAAALGALGGGALPALSDVAQRCRVVEGRRNAVWASARIEGPEARAVARVGLTDGDESVRQAAANVVSLTRDADALPLLVAMLEGPSLLNRRVAAEALGRIGDKAAIDALLQALDDSAADDRFLHHALTYALIQIGDPPATAVGLRSASPRVRRAALMALDQMDGGGLDARKTAALLADPDPGVKEAAAWIIGRRPEWGQDLAGFFGDRLSREDLAPADRATMEGQLARNAAAPAVRDLLAATVSTPDAGVPARLSALKAMAQVRAKEIPEAWIAGLAATLAGPDAVVARQAVATARALAPPPEKGQALTAPLLALAGRPDFPADGRLEALAAVPGGLASVAPDTFAFLTSKLDPEGTVAARGLASDVLARARLAPEQLAALVEALGGAGPLEVDRLLTAFDAQADDALGVKLVEALAGSSALSSLRVDALKTHLAKFGPATHKAAESLYNRLNADAGKQQARLDDLLGKMSSGDVRRGQLVFQGEKSACTTCHAIGYRGGDVGPDLTRIGGVRTERDLLEAVLYPSASFVRSYEPVVIATADGKVVNGLLKSETPDEYVLVTGANQTARIPRGDVEEIRPGTVSVMPAGLDQQLSPQDLADLVAFLRACK, encoded by the coding sequence ATGATGCGCGTGCGATGGCTGCAGGGCGTGGTCGGTCTGGCGGGCTGGGCGTGGCTGGCGGCCGCGGCGGTCGGCGGGGAGTCGCCCGCGGCGGGGGCGGGGCGGAAGCTCGTCGTGCCCGAGGGGTTCGCGATCGAGCGGGTCGCGGGGGCGCCGCTGGTGGACCGGCCGATCACGGCGGCGTTCGACGAGCGGGGGCGGCTGTACGTGGCCGACTCGTCGGGGTCGAACGAGAAGGTCGAGATCCAGCTCGAGAAGAAGCCGCACCGCATCGTCCGGCTCGAGGACGAGGACGGCGACGGCGTGTTCGACGCCCGGACCGTCTTCGCCGACGGCATGATGTTCCCCGAGGGGACGATGTGGCTGGACGGCTCGCTCTACGTCGCCGCCCCGCCCAGCATCTGGAAGCTCACCGACACGGACGACGACGGCGTGGCCGACGAGCGCGTCGAGTGGTTCCAGGGCAAGACCCTTACCGGCTGCGCCAACGACCTGCACGGGCCCTACCCGGGCCTCGACGGCCGCGTCTACTGGACCAAGGGGGCGTTCGCCCAGCAGACCTACGGGCGGCCGGGCAAGGAGCCGTTCGTCACCAACGCGGCGCACGTCTTCCGGGCCCGGCCCGACGGCTCGGAGATCGAGCCCGTGCTGACCGGCGGCATGGACAACCCGGTCGACGTCGCGTTCAGCCCCGGCGGCGAGCGGTTCCTGACCTCGACCTTCCTGCAGCAGCCCGGCGGCGGCTTCCGCGACGGCCTGATCCACGCGGTCTACGGCGGCGTCTGGGGCAAGGTGAACCGCGTGCTCGACGCGCCCGCCCACAAGTGGAGCGGCCCCGGCGTCATGCCGGCGCTGCTGCACATGGGACCCGCCGCCCCCTCCGGGCTGACCTGCGTCGAGTCGACGGCGCTGGGCGAGGGGTTCCAGGACAACCTGTTCGCCTGCTACTTCAACCTACACAAGGTCGGCCGGCACGTCCTGACGCCGTCGGGGGCGACTTACGCGACCAAGGATGAAGACTTCATCACGAGTCCCGACCTGGACTTCCACCCGACCGACGTGATCGAGGACGCCGACGGCAGCCTGATCGTGGTCGACACCGGCGGCTGGTACAAGCTCTGCTGCCCGACCTCGCAGCTCTCCAAGCCCGACGAGCTGGGGGGCGTGTACCGGGTCCGCCGCAAGGGCTCCCCCAAAATCGCCGATCCCCGCGGGCTGCGGGTCGAGTGGAAGAAGCTGGGCCCGGTGGACCTCGCCGCGCTGCTCTGCGACTCGCGGCCGACCGTCCGCCGCCGCGCCGCGGCGGCGCTCGGGGCGCTCGGAGGCGGGGCCCTGCCGGCCCTGTCCGACGTCGCCCAGCGGTGCCGCGTCGTCGAGGGCCGGCGCAACGCGGTCTGGGCTTCGGCCCGGATCGAGGGCCCTGAAGCCCGAGCCGTGGCCCGCGTCGGCCTGACCGACGGCGACGAGTCGGTGCGCCAGGCCGCCGCCAACGTCGTCAGCCTGACCCGCGACGCCGATGCGCTGCCGCTCCTGGTGGCGATGCTGGAGGGCCCCTCGCTGCTCAACCGCCGCGTCGCGGCCGAGGCCCTGGGACGGATCGGCGACAAGGCGGCGATCGACGCCCTCCTCCAGGCGCTCGACGACTCGGCGGCCGACGACCGCTTCCTGCACCACGCGCTGACCTACGCCCTGATCCAGATCGGCGACCCGCCGGCCACGGCCGTGGGGCTCCGCTCGGCCAGCCCGAGGGTGAGGCGCGCGGCCCTGATGGCTCTCGACCAGATGGACGGCGGCGGCCTCGACGCCCGCAAGACCGCCGCGCTCCTGGCCGACCCCGACCCCGGCGTCAAGGAGGCCGCCGCGTGGATCATCGGCCGCCGCCCCGAGTGGGGCCAGGACCTCGCCGGGTTCTTCGGCGACCGCCTGAGCCGCGAGGACCTCGCCCCCGCCGACCGCGCGACGATGGAGGGCCAACTCGCCCGCAACGCCGCCGCGCCGGCCGTCCGCGACCTGCTCGCCGCGACCGTCTCGACCCCCGACGCCGGCGTCCCGGCCCGGCTGAGCGCCCTCAAGGCGATGGCCCAGGTCCGCGCGAAGGAGATCCCCGAGGCCTGGATCGCCGGCCTGGCCGCGACCCTCGCCGGCCCCGACGCGGTCGTCGCCCGCCAGGCCGTGGCGACGGCCCGCGCCCTGGCCCCGCCTCCCGAGAAGGGGCAGGCCCTGACGGCCCCGCTGCTGGCCCTGGCCGGCCGCCCCGACTTCCCCGCCGACGGCCGCCTCGAGGCCCTCGCCGCGGTCCCCGGCGGCCTGGCGAGCGTCGCCCCCGACACCTTCGCCTTCCTGACCTCGAAGCTCGACCCCGAGGGGACGGTCGCCGCCCGCGGCCTGGCGTCCGACGTCCTGGCCCGCGCCAGGCTCGCGCCCGAGCAGCTCGCCGCGCTGGTCGAGGCGCTCGGCGGCGCCGGACCGCTCGAGGTCGACCGCCTGCTGACGGCCTTCGACGCCCAGGCGGACGACGCGCTCGGCGTCAAGCTGGTCGAGGCCCTGGCCGGCTCGTCGGCCCTGTCGAGCCTGCGGGTCGACGCGCTCAAGACCCACCTGGCGAAGTTCGGCCCGGCGACGCACAAGGCGGCCGAGTCCCTGTACAACCGGCTCAACGCCGACGCCGGCAAGCAGCAGGCGCGGCTCGACGACCTGCTGGGCAAGATGAGCAGCGGCGACGTCCGCCGCGGCCAGCTCGTCTTCCAGGGCGAGAAGTCCGCCTGCACGACCTGCCACGCCATCGGCTACCGCGGCGGCGACGTCGGCCCCGACCTGACCCGAATCGGCGGCGTCCGCACCGAGCGCGACCTGCTGGAGGCCGTCCTCTACCCCAGCGCCAGCTTCGTCCGCAGCTACGAGCCCGTGGTCATCGCCACCGCCGACGGCAAGGTGGTCAACGGGCTCTTGAAGTCTGAGACGCCGGACGAGTACGTGCTGGTCACCGGCGCCAACCAGACCGCCCGCATCCCCCGCGGCGACGTCGAGGAGATCCGCCCCGGCACGGTCTCGGTCATGCCCGCCGGCCTCGATCAGCAACTCTCCCCCCAGGACCTCGCCGACCTCGTCGCGTTCCTGAGGGCGTGCAAATAG
- a CDS encoding FAD-dependent oxidoreductase, translating to MNRERGGRMGRRDFLASAAGASAYSLFVFADGDAEARAATDRTPDAIRGAFETIAPVDPQAVKRRFEGEPNMTLVDLTCDLLVAGGGPAGVCAALSAARNGAKVVLVQDRSRLGGNSSSEVKMHIVGANMHQGRPGWREGGIIEELRLDDAANNPQRSWELWDLLLYDKVVSEPNITLILDASVCAADVVDGRIERVLARCDKTEHLYRIACRYAADCTGDSRLALEAGATIRWGHEGRDEFKESLAPHEPSRETLGSSVLFTARDHGKPMPYKAPAWARKIGAGQLKHRGVGKTSWEYGYWWIEWGGGRDTIRDNERIRFELLSIVTGVWDHIKNSGEYPAAASWAMDWVGMMPGKRESRRIEGDHVLCQNDVMGFSPEFDDAVAIGGWGLDEHPASGFDDPEVPPFLSIKLAEVYNIPLRSLYSKDVANLFMAGRNASCSHVAFTSTRVMATCAVMGQAAGTAAAVCSHYNLAPRELYRDKPRLRELQQTLLRDDQTIKNLKNADPADVAPLARATASAATEPSKPEHVLDGFVRDMSGELEHRWSAPVTPDGAWLELAWPEPRTIRRVQLTFDSGFHRELTLTASDAHNAQMIRAPQPETIRDYRIVVESPGGERVEVARVEGNHQRLRRHDFAPVAAARLRIEIAATNGSDTARIYEVRAYG from the coding sequence ATGAATCGCGAGCGAGGCGGTCGGATGGGGCGGCGGGATTTCCTGGCCTCGGCGGCGGGGGCCTCGGCGTATTCGCTGTTCGTGTTCGCGGACGGGGATGCCGAGGCTCGTGCGGCGACGGATCGGACGCCCGACGCGATCCGGGGGGCCTTCGAGACGATCGCGCCGGTCGATCCCCAGGCGGTCAAGCGGCGGTTCGAGGGCGAGCCGAACATGACGCTCGTGGACCTGACGTGCGACCTTCTCGTCGCCGGCGGCGGGCCGGCCGGCGTCTGCGCGGCGCTCTCGGCGGCGAGGAACGGGGCGAAGGTCGTGCTGGTTCAGGACCGCTCGCGGCTCGGCGGCAACTCGTCGAGCGAGGTCAAAATGCACATCGTCGGCGCCAACATGCACCAGGGCCGACCCGGCTGGCGCGAGGGCGGGATCATCGAGGAGCTGCGCCTCGACGACGCCGCGAACAACCCGCAGCGCTCGTGGGAACTGTGGGACCTGCTCCTCTACGACAAGGTCGTCTCCGAGCCCAACATCACCCTCATCCTCGACGCCTCCGTCTGCGCGGCCGACGTGGTCGACGGCCGGATCGAGCGGGTTCTGGCCCGCTGCGACAAGACCGAGCATCTCTACCGCATCGCCTGCCGGTACGCCGCCGACTGCACCGGCGACTCCCGCCTGGCGCTCGAGGCCGGCGCGACGATCCGTTGGGGCCACGAGGGCCGCGACGAGTTCAAGGAGTCGCTCGCCCCCCACGAGCCGAGCCGCGAGACGCTCGGCTCCAGCGTCCTGTTCACCGCCCGCGACCACGGCAAGCCGATGCCCTACAAGGCGCCCGCCTGGGCCCGGAAGATCGGGGCCGGCCAGCTCAAGCATCGCGGCGTCGGCAAGACGAGCTGGGAATACGGCTACTGGTGGATCGAGTGGGGGGGCGGCCGCGACACCATCCGCGACAACGAGCGGATCCGCTTCGAGCTGCTGTCGATCGTCACTGGCGTCTGGGACCACATCAAGAACTCGGGCGAATACCCCGCGGCGGCGAGTTGGGCGATGGACTGGGTCGGCATGATGCCCGGCAAGCGCGAGAGCCGCCGCATCGAGGGCGACCACGTGCTCTGCCAGAACGACGTGATGGGCTTCAGCCCCGAGTTCGACGACGCCGTCGCCATCGGCGGCTGGGGCCTCGACGAGCACCCGGCGTCCGGCTTCGACGACCCCGAGGTCCCGCCGTTCCTGAGCATCAAGCTGGCGGAGGTCTACAACATCCCGCTGCGTTCGCTCTACAGCAAGGACGTCGCGAACCTGTTCATGGCCGGCCGCAACGCCAGTTGCAGCCATGTCGCCTTCACGTCCACGCGCGTCATGGCCACCTGCGCCGTGATGGGCCAGGCCGCCGGGACCGCCGCCGCGGTGTGCTCCCATTACAACCTCGCCCCGCGCGAGCTGTACCGCGACAAGCCCCGGCTGAGGGAGCTGCAGCAGACGCTGCTTCGCGACGACCAGACGATCAAGAACCTCAAGAACGCCGACCCCGCCGACGTGGCCCCGCTCGCCCGGGCGACGGCGTCGGCGGCGACCGAGCCCTCGAAGCCCGAGCACGTGCTGGACGGGTTCGTCCGCGACATGTCAGGCGAGCTCGAACACCGCTGGTCGGCCCCCGTCACCCCCGACGGCGCGTGGCTCGAACTGGCCTGGCCCGAGCCCCGGACGATCCGCCGCGTCCAGCTCACCTTCGACTCGGGTTTCCACCGCGAGCTGACCCTGACCGCCTCCGACGCCCACAACGCCCAGATGATCCGCGCCCCCCAGCCCGAGACGATCCGCGACTATCGGATCGTCGTCGAGAGCCCCGGGGGCGAGCGCGTCGAGGTCGCCCGCGTCGAGGGGAACCACCAGCGCCTCCGCCGCCACGACTTCGCCCCCGTCGCGGCCGCCCGGCTCCGCATCGAAATCGCCGCCACCAACGGCTCCGACACCGCCCGCATCTACGAGGTCCGCGCCTACGGTTGA
- a CDS encoding DUF1493 family protein codes for MEPDDLERRVRRLVAEQLPWLPRGTPEQADLVVAARIYGDDVWEFVEDFSKQFEVDMTGFRWEHHSGPEGCNLLWLLDPPWWSRVPHVPIRLADLVDSARRRTWCIRYPGQEAR; via the coding sequence TTGGAACCGGACGACCTGGAACGCCGGGTGCGACGACTCGTGGCCGAACAGCTTCCGTGGCTCCCGCGGGGCACGCCCGAGCAGGCGGACCTGGTCGTCGCCGCCCGCATCTACGGGGATGACGTCTGGGAGTTCGTCGAGGATTTCAGCAAGCAATTCGAGGTGGACATGACGGGGTTCCGGTGGGAGCACCATAGCGGCCCCGAGGGTTGCAACCTACTATGGCTCCTCGACCCGCCGTGGTGGTCGCGGGTGCCGCACGTTCCCATACGGCTGGCGGACCTGGTCGATTCGGCCCGGCGTCGGACGTGGTGCATCCGCTACCCGGGCCAGGAGGCCCGTTGA